In Paenibacillus sonchi, a single genomic region encodes these proteins:
- a CDS encoding NUDIX hydrolase produces MNGIIDKVAWIVISDGRVLGARSKGKDTYYFPGGKRESGETDVQTLIREVKEELSVDILSGTVTPFGIFEAAAHGKAEGVQVKMACFTADYTGELTPASEIAEIAWLAYEDRERVSAVSRMIFDQLHELKLLD; encoded by the coding sequence ATGAACGGAATCATCGATAAAGTGGCCTGGATTGTAATCTCAGATGGAAGAGTGCTGGGTGCGCGTTCCAAAGGTAAAGATACTTATTATTTTCCCGGAGGAAAAAGAGAGTCCGGCGAGACGGATGTCCAGACGCTGATCCGGGAAGTCAAAGAAGAGCTGTCCGTGGACATCCTGTCCGGTACAGTCACACCTTTCGGCATCTTTGAAGCCGCCGCCCACGGCAAAGCGGAAGGCGTACAGGTGAAGATGGCCTGTTTTACAGCCGATTACACCGGAGAATTAACTCCGGCCTCGGAAATTGCCGAGATCGCTTGGCTTGCCTATGAAGACAGGGAGCGGGTGTCGGCTGTCAGCCGGATGATTTTTGACCAGCTCCATGAGCTGAAGCTGCTGGATTAA
- a CDS encoding ANTAR domain-containing response regulator: MHSLLIIQNNKTENVTEERSSTGPDSLLRSCGYVVTAAASPEEAKLMIGDADASILNLPVTEINSWRAALMQCKTAPILWWCTSSTADLSVAACGDDIMVDGILSPSMQPQEIHWILHFSARQCFERQQWLKEREQLLSRIEERKWIDMAKGILSKAKNISESEAYDLLRKQAMNERKRMVDVATSIVKVYQLLQDQT, from the coding sequence ATGCATTCCCTGTTGATTATTCAGAATAACAAAACAGAGAACGTCACAGAAGAGCGTTCATCAACAGGACCGGATTCCCTGCTTCGTTCCTGTGGTTATGTGGTCACGGCGGCAGCTTCTCCAGAGGAGGCAAAGCTGATGATCGGTGATGCGGATGCCTCCATCCTCAATCTGCCCGTTACAGAGATCAACTCCTGGCGGGCAGCGCTGATGCAGTGCAAAACCGCCCCCATTCTATGGTGGTGCACATCTTCAACGGCTGACTTGTCGGTTGCTGCCTGCGGGGATGATATTATGGTGGACGGAATTTTGTCCCCTTCCATGCAGCCTCAGGAGATTCACTGGATTCTTCATTTCAGTGCCAGGCAATGCTTCGAGCGCCAGCAGTGGCTGAAGGAGCGGGAGCAGCTGTTGTCACGGATTGAAGAGCGCAAATGGATCGATATGGCCAAAGGCATCCTCTCCAAAGCCAAAAATATCAGCGAATCCGAAGCCTATGACCTTCTTCGCAAGCAAGCCATGAATGAACGCAAGCGGATGGTTGATGTAGCTACTTCTATAGTCAAGGTGTATCAACTGCTGCAGGATCAAACTTAA
- a CDS encoding anthranilate phosphoribosyltransferase, which produces MINILKEVARGKRGARDLSYQEAESAAEAILGLTASPVQIGAFLIAERIKLESIEELEAFVSVCRKYAHREPVQQGLDCAGPYDGRKKSFAATFPASFLCAAAGLPVTLHGSASLPPKWGITLQDIIQESGIEVTALSRAEVVESAGKSGVLYAHSEAWCPPLATLRHLREDLGMRTIFNTVEKFIDYACSPYIVFGIYHNTVFDRISRMILKLGYRKGLVVQGAEGSEDLYIDRPNRVYYVADGTAHLDIIDPELLGLETPVPEMDWTPRLQVSAAEAVLQGGGHIAFYNQVLLNGAARLHLAGIVNSIEEGVYTCKHLLDNGDAWAVYMKWRSALLGSKTPSESGLSI; this is translated from the coding sequence ATGATTAATATTCTAAAAGAAGTCGCCCGGGGCAAACGGGGGGCCCGTGATTTAAGCTACCAGGAAGCGGAATCCGCAGCGGAGGCGATTCTGGGTCTGACTGCTTCCCCCGTGCAAATCGGTGCCTTTTTGATTGCAGAGCGGATCAAGCTGGAGAGCATTGAAGAGCTGGAGGCCTTTGTGTCTGTCTGCCGCAAATACGCCCACCGTGAACCGGTACAGCAGGGGCTGGACTGCGCCGGGCCTTATGATGGCCGGAAGAAGTCTTTTGCCGCAACATTCCCGGCTTCCTTCTTATGCGCTGCGGCCGGTCTGCCTGTCACCCTCCACGGGTCAGCCTCATTACCGCCGAAATGGGGGATCACCCTGCAGGATATTATTCAGGAATCGGGGATTGAGGTGACTGCGCTCAGCCGGGCTGAAGTGGTGGAATCTGCTGGCAAAAGCGGTGTGCTGTACGCCCACTCGGAAGCGTGGTGTCCGCCTCTTGCGACCCTCCGCCATCTTCGTGAGGATCTTGGCATGCGGACGATCTTTAATACGGTAGAAAAGTTCATTGATTACGCCTGCTCTCCCTACATTGTATTTGGAATCTATCACAATACAGTCTTTGACCGCATTTCCAGAATGATTCTCAAGCTTGGCTACCGCAAAGGACTGGTCGTACAAGGAGCGGAAGGCTCCGAGGATCTCTATATCGACCGCCCGAACCGGGTGTATTACGTTGCCGATGGAACAGCCCACCTGGACATTATTGATCCGGAACTGCTGGGCTTGGAAACGCCGGTGCCGGAAATGGACTGGACTCCCCGGCTGCAAGTGTCGGCAGCGGAAGCTGTGCTGCAAGGAGGCGGACATATCGCCTTTTACAATCAAGTGCTGCTTAATGGGGCTGCCCGCCTGCATCTGGCCGGAATAGTCAATTCGATTGAAGAAGGTGTCTATACCTGCAAGCATTTGCTGGATAACGGTGACGCCTGGGCAGTCTATATGAAATGGAGAAGCGCACTGCTCGGCAGCAAAACGCCGTCTGAGTCAGGCTTGTCCATCTGA
- a CDS encoding P-loop NTPase fold protein, whose protein sequence is MVYSQIKWLWGKLLPPMFCVVIAYIVLLILRIYAASVFSQDYIGYEKQLIILAYILAALAICWRGLGGFRGAGSGIKNPLQDRFFLLMNGVAAAVVIDHQSNDRNQDWSGPLFSDLYEITFIICLSVLVLLGIALLFTIYRKFRRKVDDNNSSTQHELNFRTESSLGKEGRDALNREVFAGHVAATIEKHTAKTNEGALTIGLYGPWGSGKTSIFDLMEREFDKSKSKPVIVRFQPWFFGKDYMNLIPEFLNKLIDSIKEHSRAYDAGLIRDLKAYRKFLTPISLRPPGLIINFKDLPVNTEFSKEYMDAEDMRKQIVERLKLADIKLIVFIDDLDRLDNKEIQMVFKLVRMIADFPKTTYIIAMDEEIVTNSLAQMYSKDFVRDVGKEYLEKFIQIPLYIPACDPVLLANLGWEMLEPILKAEEILVTPIQVKDILMQMEISPRNLQRLSNLYRLYLPLLHRDVFPLDLLSLLLIKVSKPGLFEFILKHSDFFLGKLKEDKMRTELMDKLKAAYAPYVAPLKKMFPSINYKEIKTEWIIQKRIGTPEHFWTYFMYSMPYQKLSEADMDSFYLALEQGFLEAEKQQSYLVNKTSPHEFHKKLGEKIDLSTDGRSLLLFAYLLTTFNKEYNKERSYSYSYERKTIISLFARLYGSSEEQSALKILFNDNETNLSLLGMIYDQKVGGEGLKQQIKNYLSVHFSYPVLMEHHEEDIERIFTAWSDTAEEHQKRKILKAWSMEYGVGATIRFLMIDQPYEDKVLLNSYITVLQYVPIFVIREELGKMEPITSRKMMNEEFKKDSDPYLIILNYMDNTVYDYAIKELTDIYNNNGTPEYSFSQAIEDLCEFGDSERIRDIRSLHTQIQLQNHIQENQIDH, encoded by the coding sequence GTGGTGTATAGTCAAATCAAATGGTTGTGGGGAAAACTGCTGCCCCCAATGTTTTGCGTTGTGATTGCATATATTGTTTTATTGATACTTAGAATTTATGCTGCCTCTGTGTTCAGCCAGGATTACATAGGTTATGAAAAACAGCTGATAATATTAGCTTATATATTAGCAGCCTTAGCCATATGCTGGAGGGGCTTGGGAGGATTTCGGGGAGCAGGTTCAGGCATTAAAAATCCGCTGCAGGACCGTTTTTTTCTGCTCATGAATGGCGTTGCTGCAGCAGTAGTCATTGATCATCAAAGTAATGACCGGAATCAAGACTGGTCAGGACCCTTATTTTCGGATCTTTATGAGATAACATTTATAATCTGTTTATCTGTATTAGTTCTATTAGGGATAGCGCTGCTCTTTACAATCTACAGAAAATTCCGGCGTAAAGTGGATGATAATAATAGCAGTACCCAGCATGAACTGAATTTCAGAACAGAATCCTCTCTGGGTAAAGAGGGGCGGGATGCGCTGAACAGGGAAGTGTTTGCCGGACACGTTGCCGCAACAATTGAAAAGCATACGGCAAAAACAAATGAAGGCGCATTAACCATTGGTTTATACGGACCATGGGGTTCAGGAAAAACCTCAATTTTTGACCTGATGGAAAGGGAATTTGACAAAAGTAAGAGCAAGCCGGTTATTGTCCGTTTCCAGCCCTGGTTTTTCGGTAAGGATTATATGAATCTGATACCCGAATTTTTAAATAAGCTCATAGATTCTATTAAAGAGCATTCCAGAGCCTATGATGCCGGGCTGATCCGCGATCTGAAAGCTTACCGGAAATTCCTGACCCCAATCAGTCTGCGTCCGCCAGGATTAATCATTAACTTCAAGGATTTACCTGTTAATACCGAATTCAGCAAAGAATATATGGATGCCGAAGATATGCGGAAGCAAATTGTAGAACGGCTCAAGCTCGCTGATATCAAGCTTATCGTTTTTATCGATGATCTGGACCGGCTGGACAATAAGGAGATTCAAATGGTGTTCAAGCTCGTGCGGATGATCGCTGATTTCCCGAAGACCACTTATATAATTGCTATGGATGAGGAGATCGTTACAAATTCACTGGCACAGATGTATTCCAAAGACTTCGTCAGGGATGTAGGGAAAGAATATCTGGAAAAATTCATTCAAATTCCGCTCTACATACCTGCTTGTGATCCCGTGCTTCTGGCCAACCTGGGGTGGGAAATGCTCGAGCCCATTCTTAAAGCTGAGGAAATACTTGTTACCCCGATACAAGTCAAAGATATTCTAATGCAGATGGAAATTTCTCCGCGTAATTTGCAGCGCTTAAGTAATCTTTACCGGTTGTATTTGCCGTTGCTGCATAGAGATGTGTTTCCATTGGATCTGCTTAGTTTACTGTTGATTAAAGTGTCAAAACCCGGTTTGTTCGAATTCATTCTCAAGCACAGCGATTTTTTCCTTGGTAAGCTAAAGGAGGATAAGATGCGGACAGAATTGATGGATAAATTAAAAGCTGCCTATGCTCCCTATGTTGCGCCTCTAAAAAAAATGTTTCCATCCATAAATTATAAAGAAATCAAAACGGAGTGGATCATACAAAAGAGAATCGGTACACCTGAACACTTTTGGACTTATTTCATGTACTCTATGCCGTATCAGAAATTATCCGAAGCGGATATGGATTCTTTCTATTTAGCGCTGGAACAAGGGTTTTTGGAGGCTGAAAAACAGCAGTCCTATTTAGTAAACAAAACCTCTCCACATGAATTTCACAAGAAACTGGGAGAGAAAATAGATTTGTCTACAGACGGAAGGAGCCTGTTGCTGTTTGCATATTTACTTACAACATTCAATAAAGAGTATAACAAAGAGAGATCATATTCATACAGCTATGAACGGAAAACGATTATATCGCTGTTTGCCCGTTTGTATGGAAGCTCTGAAGAACAGTCTGCTCTCAAAATCCTGTTTAATGACAACGAAACAAATCTGTCCTTGCTGGGTATGATTTATGATCAGAAGGTTGGCGGAGAAGGATTGAAACAGCAGATAAAAAACTATTTATCTGTACATTTCAGCTATCCGGTTTTAATGGAGCATCATGAAGAGGATATTGAGCGGATTTTTACGGCTTGGTCGGATACTGCAGAGGAACACCAAAAACGTAAGATATTGAAGGCATGGTCTATGGAATATGGCGTTGGTGCAACTATAAGGTTTCTCATGATTGACCAGCCTTACGAGGATAAGGTCTTATTAAATTCTTATATAACCGTTCTTCAATATGTACCCATATTTGTCATAAGAGAAGAATTGGGGAAAATGGAGCCTATCACTTCACGCAAAATGATGAATGAGGAGTTCAAGAAGGATAGTGATCCTTACCTGATTATTCTTAATTATATGGATAACACTGTGTATGATTATGCTATAAAGGAGTTGACTGATATCTATAATAACAATGGGACACCAGAATATAGTTTTTCACAAGCAATTGAAGACCTATGCGAATTTGGAGATTCTGAGCGAATTAGGGACATCCGCAGTTTGCACACTCAAATACAATTACAAAATCATATTCAGGAAAACCAGATAGATCATTAG
- a CDS encoding Crp/Fnr family transcriptional regulator, with translation MKEIQDSEQLQAYIAAHSLAAIFNEQLSGHLHLFSFAQGEHICSKGDPSRYLYVLVKGKLKIFTTTPEGKMLIISFKTPLELIGDVEYIQGTEMINTVEAVSPVHMLGIEYRWLNKYGRDYPPLLHFMLEMITHKFYRKSNFLSLNLMHPVEVRLASYLLSISYDESDPNFTGQLSTINLTDTANFIGTSYRHLNRVIHKLTQNGLIERGNGHLLVKDKAGLAALASRNIYEPNGME, from the coding sequence ATGAAAGAAATTCAGGATTCTGAGCAGCTTCAGGCATACATTGCGGCACATTCCCTGGCAGCTATTTTCAATGAACAGCTTAGTGGTCATCTGCATCTCTTCAGCTTCGCACAAGGGGAGCATATCTGCTCCAAAGGGGATCCTTCCAGGTATCTATACGTCCTGGTCAAGGGGAAGCTGAAGATCTTCACCACCACGCCTGAAGGGAAAATGCTGATTATCTCCTTCAAAACACCGCTGGAGCTGATCGGTGATGTCGAATACATTCAAGGCACGGAAATGATTAATACGGTGGAGGCCGTATCCCCGGTGCATATGCTCGGCATAGAGTACCGCTGGCTCAACAAATACGGCAGGGATTATCCGCCGCTGCTGCATTTTATGCTGGAAATGATCACTCACAAGTTTTACCGTAAATCGAATTTCCTCAGCTTGAATCTGATGCATCCTGTAGAGGTGCGGCTTGCCAGTTATTTGTTATCTATCTCCTATGATGAATCCGATCCTAACTTTACCGGCCAGCTGAGTACGATCAACCTGACCGATACTGCCAATTTTATTGGAACGAGCTACAGGCATTTGAACCGGGTCATTCACAAGCTTACACAAAACGGCCTGATCGAACGGGGAAACGGACATCTTCTGGTGAAAGACAAGGCCGGGCTGGCCGCACTCGCGAGCCGCAACATTTATGAACCGAACGGAATGGAGTGA
- a CDS encoding GTP-binding protein has translation MENITIGLLAHVDAGKTTFAEQLLYHTQAIRSRGRVDHKDTFLDTHEIEKARGITVFADQAEFILGGTRYFLLDTPGHVDFSPEMERALQVLDYAVVIVSAVEGVEGHTETVWQLLRSHGIPTFFFINKTDRTGADPQRVFEEIRSGLSSSACLLPQSESGEISEELKVFLAEREERLLDAYLDGSLNDTGWREAMRSMVREGTIFPCMEGSALQDVGIDVFLDRLKSLTITDYDAGLPFAGRVYKIRHDEKGTRVTYIKALQGVLKVREELKYGASEDAEPERITGIRKVNGLKYVSVDWAAAGELFAVTGLSAVRPGDGVGVLQDRRDSELVSTLKSRVLFEPPVHLKEVLTAFQLLGAEDPSLNVSWDMTLQELHIQVMGQIQLEILEQIMRERFKIPVAFGPPEILYKETIAAPVYGCGHFEPLKHYAEVLLRIEPGERGSGLVFINECHPDDLAVGYQHQVGQNLLESGHHGLLTGSPLTDLRMTLLSGRAHNKHTHGGDFREAALRALRQGLEQAENILLEPVYDLKIRIDTGDLGKVMTDIQQANGSFSPPEITGTKAVITGKVPVATFLNYAVRLAALTQGKGSLSLKVAEYQPCHQTESVIALKNYNKDADPAYPSSSIFCAKGQSYSVPWDEAQAHMHITNDFGPIS, from the coding sequence ATGGAAAATATCACCATCGGACTGCTCGCGCATGTTGATGCCGGTAAAACAACTTTTGCCGAGCAGCTGCTGTATCATACACAGGCAATACGCAGCCGGGGCAGGGTGGACCATAAGGATACCTTTTTGGATACCCATGAAATTGAAAAAGCCCGCGGGATTACTGTATTTGCAGATCAGGCGGAGTTTATCCTTGGCGGCACGCGGTATTTTCTGCTGGATACTCCCGGACATGTCGATTTTTCACCGGAGATGGAACGCGCGCTGCAGGTGCTGGATTATGCTGTAGTGATTGTCAGCGCCGTCGAAGGTGTGGAAGGCCATACGGAAACCGTCTGGCAATTGCTGCGCAGTCACGGGATTCCGACCTTCTTTTTTATCAATAAAACGGACCGTACCGGTGCCGATCCACAGCGTGTGTTCGAGGAAATCCGCAGCGGGCTGAGCAGCAGCGCATGTCTGCTCCCGCAATCAGAAAGCGGTGAAATATCTGAGGAGTTGAAGGTTTTTCTGGCTGAACGCGAGGAACGGCTGCTGGACGCTTATCTGGATGGGTCATTGAACGATACCGGTTGGCGGGAAGCGATGCGGTCTATGGTCCGGGAAGGCACCATATTTCCGTGCATGGAGGGCTCTGCTTTGCAGGATGTGGGCATTGATGTTTTTCTGGACCGGCTGAAGTCTCTGACCATAACGGATTATGATGCCGGACTGCCTTTTGCAGGCAGAGTGTACAAAATCCGTCATGATGAGAAGGGGACCCGGGTTACCTATATCAAAGCGCTGCAGGGAGTTCTCAAGGTAAGGGAAGAGCTGAAATATGGAGCGTCAGAGGATGCGGAACCTGAGCGGATTACCGGCATCCGCAAAGTGAATGGCCTGAAATATGTCTCCGTGGATTGGGCAGCGGCGGGCGAGCTGTTTGCAGTCACCGGGCTGTCGGCCGTGAGGCCGGGAGACGGTGTCGGGGTTTTGCAGGACAGACGGGACAGTGAGCTGGTTTCAACGCTGAAGTCCAGGGTGCTGTTCGAGCCGCCTGTGCATCTGAAGGAGGTGCTGACGGCCTTTCAGCTGCTGGGAGCAGAAGATCCTTCTCTGAATGTCAGCTGGGATATGACGCTGCAGGAGCTGCATATTCAGGTGATGGGCCAGATCCAGCTAGAGATTCTGGAGCAGATCATGCGGGAACGGTTCAAGATTCCAGTGGCGTTTGGCCCGCCGGAGATTCTGTACAAGGAGACAATAGCCGCTCCGGTGTATGGCTGCGGACATTTTGAGCCGCTGAAGCACTATGCTGAGGTTCTGCTGCGTATTGAACCGGGTGAACGGGGCAGCGGCCTGGTATTCATCAACGAGTGCCACCCCGATGATCTTGCAGTGGGTTATCAGCACCAAGTCGGCCAAAATCTGCTGGAGAGCGGGCATCATGGATTGCTTACGGGTTCGCCGCTCACAGATCTGCGGATGACCCTGCTGAGCGGAAGAGCGCATAACAAGCATACGCATGGCGGTGATTTCCGGGAAGCGGCGCTCCGCGCCTTGCGCCAGGGGCTGGAGCAGGCTGAGAATATCCTGCTGGAGCCGGTCTATGACCTCAAAATCAGGATAGACACCGGTGACTTGGGGAAAGTAATGACAGACATCCAGCAGGCGAACGGCAGCTTCAGCCCCCCGGAGATCACCGGAACCAAAGCGGTGATCACCGGCAAGGTGCCGGTAGCCACTTTTTTGAATTACGCTGTCCGGCTGGCTGCACTGACACAAGGGAAAGGCTCACTCTCGCTTAAGGTTGCAGAGTACCAGCCCTGCCACCAGACGGAGTCAGTCATCGCACTCAAAAATTACAATAAGGATGCCGATCCGGCGTATCCCTCATCCTCTATCTTTTGCGCCAAAGGCCAGTCTTACTCCGTCCCTTGGGATGAAGCACAAGCGCACATGCACATCACTAACGATTTCGGACCCATAAGCTGA
- a CDS encoding copper amine oxidase N-terminal domain-containing protein, which yields MKKWKQSLAVFAAIWFALSAGTVHARENGIVLNDKHTVMGSSQIIVEGATWVPLKELADSMGYALSWNQKTATAQLVRPGREVTFTAKSKKVKTNDSLVTLAKAPNILKGKVYVPLVSSVSILGGKTWTDKSSGNIMLVDEPRFTSAAIQSRIYWVSQKSGEIFLSASAGSKPESIGTFPLGETPYSLWLQIKNAGNGSDLLLLIDKHYAMFNDFSNGYQALIRNGTILKQMDYHYIIVSYPHAAEIPTKQLYMTDGKNVQYINADGSLGKLFELEKSTGRSGDFTVEYAAEDIALVRNLEHTELFAVNTRSGETTNLSEKLISSADRKDWDTADGNDPFVVTKMLVLKKREGNVLTFNYTGMMDGKVHQVVYTINK from the coding sequence ATGAAAAAATGGAAGCAATCACTGGCCGTTTTTGCTGCAATTTGGTTTGCCTTAAGCGCCGGGACAGTACATGCCAGGGAAAACGGAATTGTATTAAACGACAAGCATACCGTGATGGGCAGCAGTCAGATCATTGTGGAAGGTGCGACATGGGTTCCGTTGAAGGAACTGGCTGATTCGATGGGCTATGCACTCTCCTGGAATCAGAAGACTGCAACCGCTCAGCTGGTGCGTCCGGGACGCGAAGTGACCTTTACAGCCAAATCCAAGAAGGTGAAAACAAATGATTCACTCGTAACCCTCGCCAAAGCCCCGAACATTCTCAAAGGGAAAGTGTACGTCCCCTTGGTATCTTCAGTCAGTATCCTGGGCGGCAAAACCTGGACGGACAAGAGCAGCGGCAACATCATGCTTGTGGATGAACCGCGGTTTACTTCGGCTGCCATCCAGAGCAGAATTTATTGGGTATCTCAAAAAAGCGGAGAAATCTTCCTGAGCGCTTCAGCAGGGAGCAAGCCGGAATCCATAGGGACCTTTCCACTGGGCGAAACGCCTTACTCTCTCTGGTTACAGATCAAAAATGCGGGGAACGGCAGCGATTTGCTGCTTTTGATAGACAAACACTATGCTATGTTCAATGACTTCAGCAATGGCTACCAGGCTCTAATCCGCAACGGTACAATTCTGAAGCAAATGGACTATCATTACATCATTGTCTCCTATCCGCATGCTGCGGAGATCCCGACAAAACAGCTGTATATGACAGACGGCAAAAACGTGCAGTATATTAATGCCGACGGCAGTCTTGGCAAGCTGTTTGAACTGGAGAAGAGTACAGGAAGATCAGGTGACTTTACGGTTGAGTATGCGGCTGAAGATATCGCGCTTGTCCGTAATCTGGAGCATACCGAGCTGTTTGCGGTCAATACCCGCTCAGGGGAAACCACGAATTTAAGCGAAAAGCTGATTAGCTCGGCTGACCGCAAGGACTGGGACACGGCAGATGGAAATGACCCGTTTGTGGTGACCAAAATGCTAGTGTTAAAGAAACGCGAAGGAAATGTGCTGACCTTCAACTATACAGGTATGATGGATGGAAAAGTGCATCAGGTGGTTTATACGATAAACAAATAA
- a CDS encoding DMT family transporter produces MLIGLILALAAGSLVSLQNIFNSKVNEHTGSWSTTTLVLGMGFIASLLMGLLMEGKNMFTLQHMQPWYWFSGMIGVGVVICLVQATRLLGPTYAISIVLTSQLGFALLWDSLGWLGLTKVPFSFNQLIGVLIIVGGILVFKLGGAREPESDSSTGKRQQALNLK; encoded by the coding sequence ATGTTAATAGGATTAATATTGGCGCTGGCCGCCGGTTCCCTGGTAAGTTTGCAGAATATTTTCAACAGCAAGGTCAATGAGCATACGGGGTCATGGTCCACTACAACCTTGGTATTGGGCATGGGATTTATCGCTTCCCTGCTGATGGGGCTGCTTATGGAAGGCAAAAACATGTTCACCCTGCAGCATATGCAGCCCTGGTATTGGTTCAGCGGCATGATCGGCGTAGGTGTAGTCATCTGTCTGGTGCAGGCCACCCGGCTGCTTGGGCCTACTTATGCGATTTCTATCGTGCTTACCTCACAGCTTGGGTTTGCCCTTCTATGGGATTCACTGGGCTGGCTGGGCCTGACCAAGGTGCCTTTTTCCTTCAATCAGCTTATCGGAGTACTCATCATTGTTGGAGGGATTCTGGTGTTCAAGTTAGGAGGAGCGCGTGAGCCTGAAAGTGATTCCTCAACAGGCAAGCGGCAGCAGGCGTTGAATTTGAAGTGA
- a CDS encoding DMT family transporter, translating to MKGIIFAFIGGACITLQGVANARISQDIGTWQAATITQFTGFVMALMILLFVRDAKKQGFKQVSPLYLFGGALAAFVIFSEVTAIQGIGVTLTISALLIAQLCLTFLIDIKGWFGVVKQKMRLPQFIGIGMMVAGVVILKL from the coding sequence ATGAAAGGGATTATTTTTGCTTTTATCGGCGGGGCCTGCATTACACTGCAAGGGGTGGCCAACGCCAGGATCAGCCAGGATATTGGCACCTGGCAGGCTGCAACCATTACCCAATTTACCGGATTCGTAATGGCGCTGATGATTCTGCTGTTCGTGCGGGATGCGAAGAAGCAGGGGTTTAAGCAGGTCAGCCCTTTATATCTGTTCGGCGGAGCGCTGGCCGCATTTGTTATTTTCAGCGAAGTTACCGCGATTCAGGGCATCGGTGTGACCCTTACCATTTCCGCACTGCTGATCGCCCAGCTCTGCCTGACCTTTCTGATTGATATCAAAGGGTGGTTCGGAGTTGTGAAGCAGAAGATGCGGCTGCCGCAGTTTATCGGGATCGGAATGATGGTTGCCGGTGTGGTGATTTTGAAATTATAA